Proteins encoded within one genomic window of uncultured Fusobacterium sp.:
- a CDS encoding tetratricopeptide repeat protein: MKKIIGIFIVLTSLAYGEGFLFWGNSETAEEKAQRELIKQEMSQRWEKIKELDKKISYDKNKENLEKNYKEYKKEFDIYMEYLKQNSEELFNVGDYYFKDGRYEKAYEIFSQDSTNLKNIFGAATTARFLNENNTALKLYTQAISMDPNFFESYLGRGIVNRNIGNYSEAIADFKKYMEYKKDEAGYTGLGDVYMKIENYQEAKKILEIGRNRYPNSKVIKDMLIRTYAELKNK, encoded by the coding sequence ATGAAAAAAATAATAGGAATATTTATAGTACTTACAAGTCTAGCATATGGAGAAGGATTTTTATTTTGGGGAAATAGTGAAACAGCAGAAGAAAAAGCACAGAGAGAATTAATAAAACAAGAGATGAGTCAGAGATGGGAAAAGATAAAAGAGTTAGATAAAAAAATATCTTATGACAAAAATAAAGAGAATTTAGAAAAAAATTATAAAGAGTATAAAAAAGAGTTTGATATTTATATGGAATATTTGAAACAGAATAGTGAAGAGCTATTTAATGTGGGAGATTATTACTTTAAAGATGGAAGGTATGAAAAAGCCTATGAAATTTTTTCACAAGATAGTACAAATTTAAAAAATATTTTTGGAGCCGCTACAACAGCAAGATTTTTAAATGAAAATAATACTGCTTTAAAGCTTTATACCCAAGCAATAAGTATGGATCCTAATTTTTTTGAATCTTACTTAGGAAGAGGTATAGTTAATAGAAATATTGGAAATTATTCAGAAGCAATAGCAGATTTTAAAAAATATATGGAATATAAAAAAGATGAAGCTGGATATACTGGCTTAGGGGACGTTTATATGAAGATAGAAAATTATCAAGAAGCTAAAAAAATTCTTGAAATAGGAAGAAATAGATATCCTAATTCTAAAGTTATAAAGGATATGTTAATTAGAACATATGCTGAATTAAAAAATAAATAA
- the xseA gene encoding exodeoxyribonuclease VII large subunit has translation MFEERTYTVSEFNRMVKGYIEDNPNLREFFLEGELSGVTYYKSGHLYFNLKDKDAQIKCVAFKYKFKKISEDLKDGDSVKLFGDVGFYENRGDFQILVRHIEKKNMLGDMFAKLEELKKEMERKGYFSPIYKKPLPKYPKNIGVVTAITGAAIQDIIKTTRKRDNTINIYVYPAKVQGVGASDEIVKGIEVLNSIPEIDMIIAGRGGGNTEDLWAFNEEKTAMAFFNSKKPIISAVGHEIDNLLTDLVADVRAATPTQAIELSVPERNKSLESLEDRERYLKTLIKNILVKKKKELESREKNYYIKNYLKAIEEKNNFLIEKENIIQKSIKYYLENKKNQLENRVQRLITLNPLKTLERGFSIVTKNNIGIRSTSQIEIGDEVNIRVNDGMIISKVKEIIKN, from the coding sequence ATGTTTGAAGAGAGAACTTATACAGTAAGTGAATTTAATAGAATGGTAAAAGGGTATATTGAAGATAATCCAAATTTAAGAGAGTTTTTTTTAGAAGGGGAACTTTCAGGAGTAACTTATTATAAAAGTGGACATCTATATTTTAATCTTAAGGATAAGGATGCTCAGATAAAATGTGTAGCTTTTAAATATAAATTTAAAAAAATATCTGAAGATTTAAAAGATGGAGATTCAGTAAAATTATTTGGTGATGTAGGCTTTTATGAAAATAGGGGAGATTTTCAGATTTTAGTAAGACATATTGAAAAGAAAAATATGTTAGGAGATATGTTTGCTAAATTGGAAGAATTAAAAAAAGAGATGGAGAGAAAGGGGTATTTTTCTCCAATATATAAGAAACCTCTTCCTAAATATCCCAAAAATATAGGGGTAGTTACAGCTATTACAGGAGCAGCTATACAAGATATAATAAAAACAACAAGAAAAAGAGATAATACTATAAATATATATGTCTATCCAGCTAAAGTACAGGGAGTTGGAGCTAGTGATGAAATAGTGAAAGGAATAGAGGTACTCAACAGTATTCCTGAAATAGATATGATAATTGCAGGAAGAGGTGGTGGAAATACAGAAGATTTATGGGCTTTCAATGAAGAAAAAACTGCTATGGCTTTTTTTAATTCTAAAAAGCCAATAATTTCGGCAGTAGGGCATGAGATTGATAATTTACTTACAGATTTAGTAGCTGATGTGAGAGCTGCAACCCCAACTCAAGCTATTGAATTATCTGTTCCAGAAAGAAATAAAAGTTTAGAAAGTTTAGAAGATAGAGAAAGATATTTAAAAACACTTATAAAAAATATTTTAGTGAAAAAGAAAAAGGAATTAGAAAGTAGAGAGAAAAATTATTATATAAAAAATTATTTAAAAGCAATAGAAGAGAAAAATAATTTTTTAATTGAAAAAGAGAATATAATTCAAAAAAGTATAAAGTATTATTTAGAAAATAAAAAAAATCAATTAGAAAATAGAGTTCAAAGACTTATAACTCTCAATCCTTTGAAGACTTTAGAAAGAGGTTTTAGTATAGTCACTAAAAATAATATAGGAATAAGAAGTACTTCTCAAATAGAGATAGGAGATGAAGTAAATATTAGAGTGAACGATGGGATGATTATAAGTAAGGTTAAAGAAATAATTAAAAATTAA